A section of the Bombus huntii isolate Logan2020A chromosome 5, iyBomHunt1.1, whole genome shotgun sequence genome encodes:
- the LOC126865575 gene encoding 4-aminobutyrate aminotransferase, mitochondrial isoform X1, with translation MLANKCQTALFTRKFSRQLFKGYAISWKRCLTVSVEEPKKPIVTTEIPGPRSRSLLQELTSMQQASSVQFFADYEKSVGNYITDVDGNTLLDVYMQISSMPLGYNHPAMLKALADPVNQKIIANRPALGVFPGKDWPDKLRKILLHKEIAPPGLSHITTMMCGSCSNENAFKTIFIWYAEKQRGDAPFTREEMESCMMNQTPGTPRFSILSFKGAFHGRTLGSLSTTHSKYIHKIDIPGFDWPTASFPVYKYPLDENIRENQQEDNRCLAEVEELFEKYKTEKKIPVAGVIIEPIQAEGGDNHASPEFFQELQRITKKHDAALLIDEVQTGGGPTGKMWCHEHFNLESPPDVVTFSKKMQLGGYYHVKSLKPKQSYRIFNTWMGDPSKMILLEAILETIRKENLLHRVTTVGDYMLKQLTSLQNEFSTMINSIRGRGTFIAFNCSSPELRDTIIKKLLSKGIQTGGCGTATIRLRPALTFTEHHANIFLDTLRSILKQ, from the exons ATGCTCGCTAACAAGTGTCAAACTGCGCTCTTTACTCGAAAATTTTCACGGCAGTTATTCAAAG GGTATGCAATATCCTGGAAGAGATGCTTGACCGTATCCGTAGAGGAACCAAAAAAGCCTATAGTAACAACAGAAATACCAGGACCTCGATCTCGTAGTTTATTGCAAGAACTCACTTCGATGCAA CAAGCCTCTTCCGTACAATTCTTCGCAGACTACGAAAAATCAGTAGGTAACTATATAACGGACGTCGATGGGAATACTCTGCTTGATGTTTATATGCAAATTTCGTCGATGCCTCTGGGCTACAATCATCCAGCTATGTTAAAAGCTCTCGCTGATCCGGTTAATCAG aaaattatagcAAATAGGCCTGCGTTAGGTGTTTTTCCTGGAAAGGATTGGCCAGATAAACTGAGGAAAATTTTGCTACATAAAGAG ATTGCCCCACCGGGATTGTCTCACATCACAACCATGATGTGTGGCTCTTGTTCGAATGAAAATgcatttaaaacaatttttatttggtATGCTGAAAAACAAAGGGGAGACGCTCCGTTCACGAGAGAGGAAATGGAAAGTTGTATGATGAATCAAACACCTGGTACTCCGCGATTTTCGATACTTTCGTTCAAAG GTGCATTTCATGGACGAACATTGGGATCTCTTTCAACAACGCACAGCAAATACATTCATAAAATAGATATTCCAGGGTTTGATTGGCCCACCGCGTCATTTCCTGTATATAAATATCCCTTGGATGAAAATATTCGAGAAAATCAGCAAGAAGATAATCGATGTCTAGCCGAA gTAGAGGAATTATTCGAAAAGTACAAAACTGAGAAGAAAATTCCAGTTGCTGGTGTGATAATTGAACCAATTCAGGCGGAAGGAGGTGATAATCACGCATCTCCTGAATTTTTTCAAGAATTACAGCGTATAACAAAAAAA CACGATGCGGCATTATTAATCGATGAAGTACAAACTGGGGGTGGGCCAACAGGAAAAATGTGGTGTCACGAACATTTCAATTTAGAATCTCCTCCAGATGTGGTGACCTTTAGCAAGAAAATGCAATTGGGCGGCTATTACCATGTCAAATCTTTAAA ACCTAAACAATCCTACCGTATATTCAACACCTGGATGGGAGATCCCAGCAAAATGATATTACTCGAAGCAATATTAGAGACGATAAGGAAGGAAAATCTTTTGCATAGGGTTACGACTGTTGGCGATTATATGCTAAAACAATTAACGAGTTTGCAAAATGAATTTTCCACGATGATTAATTCGATACGTGGACGTGGAACGTTCATTGCATTTAACTGCTCCTCGCCTGAATTACGAGATACGATAATTAAGAAACTTTTAAGCAAAG GTATTCAAACCGGTGGCTGTGGTACTGCGACGATAAGATTAAGACCTGCCTTGACATTTACGGAACATCATGCGAATATATTCTTAGATACTCTGCGATCTAtattaaaacaataa
- the LOC126865575 gene encoding 4-aminobutyrate aminotransferase, mitochondrial isoform X2: MQISSMPLGYNHPAMLKALADPVNQKIIANRPALGVFPGKDWPDKLRKILLHKEIAPPGLSHITTMMCGSCSNENAFKTIFIWYAEKQRGDAPFTREEMESCMMNQTPGTPRFSILSFKGAFHGRTLGSLSTTHSKYIHKIDIPGFDWPTASFPVYKYPLDENIRENQQEDNRCLAEVEELFEKYKTEKKIPVAGVIIEPIQAEGGDNHASPEFFQELQRITKKHDAALLIDEVQTGGGPTGKMWCHEHFNLESPPDVVTFSKKMQLGGYYHVKSLKPKQSYRIFNTWMGDPSKMILLEAILETIRKENLLHRVTTVGDYMLKQLTSLQNEFSTMINSIRGRGTFIAFNCSSPELRDTIIKKLLSKGIQTGGCGTATIRLRPALTFTEHHANIFLDTLRSILKQ; the protein is encoded by the exons ATGCAAATTTCGTCGATGCCTCTGGGCTACAATCATCCAGCTATGTTAAAAGCTCTCGCTGATCCGGTTAATCAG aaaattatagcAAATAGGCCTGCGTTAGGTGTTTTTCCTGGAAAGGATTGGCCAGATAAACTGAGGAAAATTTTGCTACATAAAGAG ATTGCCCCACCGGGATTGTCTCACATCACAACCATGATGTGTGGCTCTTGTTCGAATGAAAATgcatttaaaacaatttttatttggtATGCTGAAAAACAAAGGGGAGACGCTCCGTTCACGAGAGAGGAAATGGAAAGTTGTATGATGAATCAAACACCTGGTACTCCGCGATTTTCGATACTTTCGTTCAAAG GTGCATTTCATGGACGAACATTGGGATCTCTTTCAACAACGCACAGCAAATACATTCATAAAATAGATATTCCAGGGTTTGATTGGCCCACCGCGTCATTTCCTGTATATAAATATCCCTTGGATGAAAATATTCGAGAAAATCAGCAAGAAGATAATCGATGTCTAGCCGAA gTAGAGGAATTATTCGAAAAGTACAAAACTGAGAAGAAAATTCCAGTTGCTGGTGTGATAATTGAACCAATTCAGGCGGAAGGAGGTGATAATCACGCATCTCCTGAATTTTTTCAAGAATTACAGCGTATAACAAAAAAA CACGATGCGGCATTATTAATCGATGAAGTACAAACTGGGGGTGGGCCAACAGGAAAAATGTGGTGTCACGAACATTTCAATTTAGAATCTCCTCCAGATGTGGTGACCTTTAGCAAGAAAATGCAATTGGGCGGCTATTACCATGTCAAATCTTTAAA ACCTAAACAATCCTACCGTATATTCAACACCTGGATGGGAGATCCCAGCAAAATGATATTACTCGAAGCAATATTAGAGACGATAAGGAAGGAAAATCTTTTGCATAGGGTTACGACTGTTGGCGATTATATGCTAAAACAATTAACGAGTTTGCAAAATGAATTTTCCACGATGATTAATTCGATACGTGGACGTGGAACGTTCATTGCATTTAACTGCTCCTCGCCTGAATTACGAGATACGATAATTAAGAAACTTTTAAGCAAAG GTATTCAAACCGGTGGCTGTGGTACTGCGACGATAAGATTAAGACCTGCCTTGACATTTACGGAACATCATGCGAATATATTCTTAGATACTCTGCGATCTAtattaaaacaataa